The sequence CGTCACGCCGGTCGGCGTCTCGATCAGCGTCGCGGTCTCAGCGTTGGATGAGTACGTGCCTTCATTCGGTGTCGCGGCGCTGTCGCGCGCCTTCACGCGGTACGTATAGCTCGTGTTGGCGGCCAGCCCGCTGTCGGTGTACGCCGTGGCACTCTGCCAGGCGCTGTCGCTGCCGCCGGCGCCGCCCGAGACGAAGTCGAAGAAATACTGCACCGGCGGCGATTGCGTGTCGGTGGCCGTGGTGGCGGTCATCGCGATCGCGGTGGTGCTGCTCGGGGCCGGCGCCACGGCGAAGGTCATGGGATCGGGCGTCGGTGGCGTCGTGTCGCCCGACTCGCACTGGAACCCATCCACGCGGAAGGCATCCAGGCCGGCCTCGACGACGCTCTGCGGGTCGGCATCGTTCGCGGTGAAGCGCAGTTGCATCGTCGACGTCAACGTGACGCCGGCGGCGGTCAGGGCCGCCTGACCAATCTCATGGTGCGTCCAATTCAGGCCGTTATTGGTCGTGTGTCGCGCGATCTCAATCCACGTTGATCCGCCGTTGTTGATCTCGACGAGCAGACGGTCCACGGCGCCGGTCGTGTTGGTGAGGCGCAGGAAGTAGTCGTAGCTGATCGTGATGTTGCCGCCGGACATGTCGATGACCGGCGAAGTCAGGCGCACGGACCCGTTGTCCACGTCCGTGTTGCCCGTCTCGTTCTGCGTGAGCCAGCACTTGCCGCTGCCATCCGAGTCCGCGGCCGGGTCGTAGTCCCAGCTCGGGTCGTTCACCGGCACGCCGCGCTGCCAGTTGCCGGCGGTGGCCCCGAGGTTCGTCGCCGTCCAGCCCAGATCGGTCTCGAAACTGTCGGCGATGATGGTGGTGGTCTCACCGACGATCGCGGTGAGGACGGTCGTGGGCGCACCGGCCGGGTAGTACACGATGCCGGTACTGCTGCCCGCCGCGCTGAAGTAGTACTCGGGATTGTCGGCGCAGCTCGCGGCCGGCAGCGTCGCCTGGTACAAGTTGCCGCCGACCAGCGTCAGCGCCGCGGTCTGGTACGTGTCGCCGTCGTAGCGATAGTAGAGGGTTGGGCTGCCGGGCACGGTCGTCTCGCCGATCGAGACGATCTGCACGTCGATCACCTGCGCGACCCCGGGGGGCATCGTCTGTGGTGCCCCGTTGGGCAGCGAAATGCTGGTGCCGACGTTCATGGCCCCGTCGCCGACCAGGGAGAACGACTGCGGGCCCTGCGGCACGGCGTAGCCGTAGACTTCAATGGTCCACGTGCCGGCCGCCGGGCTGCTGACCAGCACCTGCTCGAGGTTGTCACGGTGATTTTCCTGCGTGCGGACGGCCGCCGCGCTGGGCGTCGTCGGCGACAGCGTCCAGGGATAGTAGCGCGTGCCGCCCGGGCCGTAGACCCGCAGGTCCAGGTCGTTGACGAGCGCCGGGTTGACGTTCGGCGTGCCGGGGTAATCGTCCCACGCCAGCGTAACGCGCAGTTCCGGGTCGCCGGCGCTGACGGTCACGGTACGCGAGTAGGACCCGCCCTGGCTGAGCGTACTCTCGACGAACGCGCCGGTGCGCATGAAGTCAATCGCGTCCTTGACGCGCACCGAGCCGTAGCCGAACTGGTAGTCGGGCCCGGCGGTGCCCAGGTCCACCGCGGTGTGAGCCAGCCAGGCCTTGAGCGTGGAATTGCGGAACAGCGGCTGGCCCGGGAACTGCGCGCGGAAATCTTGGACGATCAGCGCCGCACAGCCGGTGACCGTCGGGCAGGCCATCGACGTGCCGCACATGGTCGTGTACGCGGTGTTGCTGGAAGAGTTGCAGGAGGTGACGCCGCCGTCGCCCGTGTTCTGGCAACCAGGTCCGCAGATATCTGGCTTCATGCGCCCGTCATCGGTCGGGCCCCAACTGCTGAACGACGTCATCGAGTCGTCATCGGAATTAACGGCGCCGACGCAGATGTGGTTCTTGGCCCCGGCGGGCGGCGCGCTGCTGTAATAGTCGCCATAGCCCTCCACGTCGCACCGGCTGCCCTGACGCTCGTTGCCGGCCGCCCAGAGAATGCGGAACGGCGCTCCCAGACTGCCGCGCACGATGTTATCGATCAATTGGTCCGTGACGCCGTAATTGCCCTGAATGGCGCAGTCGAAACCGTTCGTCTCGGTGTTCGTGCCGATGGAGTTGTTGGCCAGGACGGCCCCGTAGGTGTTGATCGCCTGGTTGTAGTCCGACTGGATGTCGCCGGGATTCGAATAGAGGAAGATGCCGGAGCCGTCGTATTCGAAGCCGTACGACTGGATCGTCACATCCGGTGCCATGCCCTTGTAGGTGGCATTGGCGACGCCGGCGCCGCCGATCGTCCCGGCCACGTGCGTGGAGTGGCTGGCCATGCCAGAGCTGTCGCGGACGCTGAGTCGGCCCTCGAAATCCACGTGCGTGGACCGCGCGGTGCCGCCGTCATACACGAGCACGTTGACGCCGGCCCCGGTCAAATTGTAGGGGGCGGCCTGCACCAGGTCCGCCTGCACGCGCGCCCGGTTGCTGTCGTTGAGTTCACTCATCCGCGGCAGCGGCGGCTCGACCCACTGCACCGTGTCATCGGCCACCAGTTGCGCGATCGCGGACTGCGGCAGCTCGATCACCAGGGCGTTGACCGTATCCAGGGCGTCACGCACCGTGGCGCCCAGTTCCTCCGCACGCGCGATCCCCGTTGCGAGGGACACGTCGGCATGGAACACCACGTAGGCGCCGACGATCGGGTCGCTGTCGGCCGTGACGATCGCCCACGCCGGCGCGCGGCCCGTGCTCAGGAGCGGATGCAGCTTCCAGGCCGGCTGGATGGCTTCGACGCCGAGGAGCGCGCGCGTGGCACTGAGCGCGCCGGCGTCGATGCGCCCGGGTGTCACTGCCGCGAAGTACGAGTTCGCGCCGACATACGCCAGCAGCTCCAGCCCCTCCGCGGCCAGCATCGCGCGCGTGTCATCATCCACGGGGCCATCGAATTGCACGACCACGTGGCGGGCCGCGCCGTCGCGCGCCGCGAACGCCTCGAGTACGGTCGCGATCTCCGCCGGCGTCCGGGTGGGCACATCGAACGCGCCGCTGCGCCACGGGATTTCCGCAGCCTGTCCGGGGGCTGCACTCAGCAGCACGCCCAGCAACGCGCCGGCCACGGCGATATTGAACCCGGTCGCGGTCGTCGCTCGTACTGTTCTGGCCTGGTAAGACATGGGCTTCGCCTCCTGTTTTGTTGTGCCCGATACCGGAGCGGAAGTGAGTGCGTCGTGTGTTCTCGCGCGACGACAGCACGCGACGGCAGCGGTGGATCTGGCGTGGTCCCGACGCCGCGTTGCAGCACCGGGGTCGCCGCCGGTCGGTCGGACGTGAGCCGGGCAGGGCGACAGATGGCCGTACCCCGCCAGCCATTCAGCGAGCGTGTGCGCAACACCCATAACACCCAGCGCAACACCAACCTGG comes from Phycisphaerae bacterium and encodes:
- a CDS encoding S8 family serine peptidase, encoding MSYQARTVRATTATGFNIAVAGALLGVLLSAAPGQAAEIPWRSGAFDVPTRTPAEIATVLEAFAARDGAARHVVVQFDGPVDDDTRAMLAAEGLELLAYVGANSYFAAVTPGRIDAGALSATRALLGVEAIQPAWKLHPLLSTGRAPAWAIVTADSDPIVGAYVVFHADVSLATGIARAEELGATVRDALDTVNALVIELPQSAIAQLVADDTVQWVEPPLPRMSELNDSNRARVQADLVQAAPYNLTGAGVNVLVYDGGTARSTHVDFEGRLSVRDSSGMASHSTHVAGTIGGAGVANATYKGMAPDVTIQSYGFEYDGSGIFLYSNPGDIQSDYNQAINTYGAVLANNSIGTNTETNGFDCAIQGNYGVTDQLIDNIVRGSLGAPFRILWAAGNERQGSRCDVEGYGDYYSSAPPAGAKNHICVGAVNSDDDSMTSFSSWGPTDDGRMKPDICGPGCQNTGDGGVTSCNSSSNTAYTTMCGTSMACPTVTGCAALIVQDFRAQFPGQPLFRNSTLKAWLAHTAVDLGTAGPDYQFGYGSVRVKDAIDFMRTGAFVESTLSQGGSYSRTVTVSAGDPELRVTLAWDDYPGTPNVNPALVNDLDLRVYGPGGTRYYPWTLSPTTPSAAAVRTQENHRDNLEQVLVSSPAAGTWTIEVYGYAVPQGPQSFSLVGDGAMNVGTSISLPNGAPQTMPPGVAQVIDVQIVSIGETTVPGSPTLYYRYDGDTYQTAALTLVGGNLYQATLPAASCADNPEYYFSAAGSSTGIVYYPAGAPTTVLTAIVGETTTIIADSFETDLGWTATNLGATAGNWQRGVPVNDPSWDYDPAADSDGSGKCWLTQNETGNTDVDNGSVRLTSPVIDMSGGNITISYDYFLRLTNTTGAVDRLLVEINNGGSTWIEIARHTTNNGLNWTHHEIGQAALTAAGVTLTSTMQLRFTANDADPQSVVEAGLDAFRVDGFQCESGDTTPPTPDPMTFAVAPAPSSTTAIAMTATTATDTQSPPVQYFFDFVSGGAGGSDSAWQSATAYTDSGLAANTSYTYRVKARDSAATPNEGTYSSNAETATLIETPTGVTFETVTDSSIVLTATGTLTNLAVDTSGVYFDSTTTGGDGGINAWIQTTTDTATGLSPNTAYTFRVKARNQNSIETAYSTTASKVTLASVPAAPTLSNPTQTSMVLDVIAGGNPASTQFAIQCTATTDAAWNGKYVSAAGQPVSAAVWQTDSIWGTMTVLSMQPATAYSFAVKARNADNVETALGPVATLSTLAIPTGACCFHDGSCQQLSEAACTAAGGEAWTMDQSCTPNPCTQPIGACCFHDGSCQQVTEAACTAAGGEAWMMDVACEPNPCTQPTGACCFHDGSCQQLTEAACTAAGGEAWMMDVACEPNPCTQPTGACCFHDGTCQQLTEAACTAAGGEAWTMDQSCTPSPCAQPTGACCFHDGTCQQLTEAACTAAGGEAWTMDQSCTPSPCAQPTGACCFHDATCQQLTEAACTAAGGEAWTMDQSCTPNPCAQPVGACCFHDGSCQQLTEAACTAAGGEAW